Proteins encoded by one window of Halomonas sp. Bachu 37:
- a CDS encoding PLP-dependent aminotransferase family protein — protein sequence MPSTASLTPLLERFHLQPERLGKSVRIEQALRLAILHDWPDGSRLPAHRTLCRRLGVARDTLAQAVRRLGEEGYVITGQGQGTWTRRPATPRLPTESTPRLSSRAEALLQAPSASAIQSGAFMPGIPDITQFPMAKWRELYASVTVPRNALLLSYSGGGYGPLKRAIRDLLWRWRRLACDTDQIIITDGTHNGIELCALALTDVGDRILMESPCYWGARNIFTAVGATVEAVAWSPQTGHAPRRSAQPVQLAYFTGSHHYPLSMPTSRTHRQMLCDHVRPDFVLEDDYEFNGQDGDSLMFDGHSNRHLLVGSFSKLMFPGLRLGYLVAPHALVEPLSQLRSEVFREGRLLDQAALAQFIAEGELDTWYRRIQRDYLARQQVMHDQLVQVPGVVHVSPPSHSISLCVQFAPGVDDRRVARKLLKAHLITRPLSPVCAADDHRSGLILGIGMLSGLTLVAEARRLRQTLTCLLSSNG from the coding sequence ATGCCTTCCACCGCATCGCTGACCCCACTGCTGGAACGCTTTCACCTACAGCCCGAGCGCCTGGGCAAGAGCGTGCGCATCGAGCAAGCCCTGCGTCTGGCGATCCTGCATGACTGGCCGGACGGCAGCAGGCTACCGGCACATCGCACGCTATGCCGCAGGCTTGGCGTGGCTCGCGATACCCTGGCCCAGGCCGTTCGCCGCCTCGGTGAAGAGGGGTATGTCATCACCGGGCAAGGCCAAGGCACCTGGACCCGCCGCCCCGCCACGCCTCGCTTGCCTACTGAAAGCACTCCGCGACTCTCTTCGCGGGCCGAAGCGCTTCTGCAGGCTCCCAGCGCCAGCGCCATCCAGAGCGGCGCCTTCATGCCCGGCATCCCCGATATCACCCAGTTCCCCATGGCCAAGTGGCGGGAGCTGTACGCCAGCGTCACCGTGCCGCGCAATGCACTGCTGCTCTCCTATTCGGGTGGCGGCTACGGCCCGCTCAAGCGGGCGATCCGCGATCTTCTCTGGCGCTGGCGCCGCCTGGCCTGCGATACGGATCAGATCATCATCACCGATGGCACCCACAACGGCATCGAGCTGTGTGCCCTGGCGTTGACCGACGTGGGCGATCGCATCCTGATGGAGTCGCCCTGCTACTGGGGCGCACGCAATATCTTCACCGCCGTGGGGGCAACGGTGGAAGCCGTTGCCTGGTCGCCGCAAACGGGGCATGCACCGCGCCGCTCGGCGCAGCCCGTGCAACTGGCCTATTTCACCGGTTCGCATCACTACCCGCTGAGCATGCCGACGTCCCGGACGCACCGGCAGATGCTTTGCGATCACGTGCGACCCGATTTCGTGCTGGAAGACGATTACGAGTTCAACGGCCAGGATGGGGATAGCCTGATGTTCGACGGCCACTCGAATCGCCACTTGCTGGTGGGCTCTTTTTCCAAGCTGATGTTTCCCGGACTGCGTCTGGGTTACCTGGTGGCGCCCCATGCGCTGGTGGAGCCGCTCAGCCAGCTGCGCAGCGAAGTCTTTCGCGAAGGACGTCTGCTGGACCAGGCCGCGCTTGCCCAGTTCATTGCCGAAGGCGAGCTGGACACCTGGTATCGTCGGATTCAGCGCGACTACCTGGCACGCCAGCAGGTCATGCATGATCAGTTGGTGCAGGTCCCCGGGGTGGTTCACGTCTCACCACCGAGTCACTCGATCAGCCTCTGTGTGCAGTTCGCCCCTGGGGTGGATGACCGGCGTGTCGCCCGCAAGCTGCTGAAAGCGCACCTGATTACGCGTCCTCTGAGCCCGGTCTGTGCCGCTGATGACCATCGCAGCGGGTTGATCCTGGGCATCGGCATGCTGTCGGGACTTACCCTCGTCGCGGAAGCCAGGCGTTTACGCCAGACCCTGACGTGTCTTCTTTCAAGCAATGGCTGA
- the dctP gene encoding TRAP transporter substrate-binding protein DctP, whose product MKLSTVVKSTLAGSVATVLVASQLAYADNVRLRMHTFYGTEVDEIAADLRDRVSEASDGSIRIQFFRGGELVNSDQFVDAVARGTIDIAHGVGSYWPGQVGIGTIEAGLPGAWVTAEEARDVFANQGLDDLIAEAYEEKGVKLIGRGYGSDYGLLTREPVANLEDLSSMRIRATSSIATVLEKFDVPTVFLPGEELYVALSTGVIDGAVYGGPVEYEQLKLHEVAKHYTNINLLNPGWIETALINPNTWERMSAEQQEILTTEIDRYLEDVHNWLEEGNQRLIDEGELFEFATLPEEDSRRLAEAALPIWKEEAEKSERNAQAIEILIDNATKQGRLSE is encoded by the coding sequence ATGAAGCTTTCAACTGTCGTCAAAAGCACCTTGGCCGGTTCTGTTGCCACTGTCCTGGTCGCAAGCCAACTGGCCTATGCCGATAACGTGCGTCTGAGGATGCACACCTTCTACGGCACGGAAGTCGATGAAATTGCTGCCGACCTGCGCGACCGGGTCAGCGAAGCCAGCGATGGCTCCATCCGTATCCAGTTCTTCCGTGGTGGTGAGCTCGTCAACAGCGACCAATTCGTCGATGCGGTGGCAAGGGGCACAATCGATATCGCCCATGGGGTCGGCAGCTACTGGCCGGGGCAGGTCGGAATCGGCACCATCGAAGCCGGGCTGCCTGGCGCCTGGGTCACAGCAGAGGAAGCACGCGATGTGTTTGCCAACCAGGGCCTTGATGACTTGATTGCAGAAGCCTACGAGGAGAAGGGAGTCAAGTTGATCGGTCGCGGTTATGGCAGCGACTACGGCCTGCTGACCCGCGAACCCGTGGCCAACCTGGAAGATTTGAGCAGCATGCGCATTCGTGCCACCAGCTCGATTGCCACCGTGCTGGAAAAGTTTGATGTCCCGACGGTCTTCCTGCCCGGTGAAGAATTATATGTCGCGCTTTCCACGGGGGTTATCGACGGCGCTGTCTACGGCGGCCCCGTGGAGTACGAGCAGCTCAAGCTCCACGAAGTAGCCAAGCACTATACCAATATCAACCTGCTCAACCCGGGCTGGATAGAAACCGCCCTGATCAACCCCAACACCTGGGAGCGGATGTCCGCGGAACAGCAGGAGATCCTGACGACCGAGATCGACCGCTATCTCGAGGACGTTCACAACTGGCTGGAGGAAGGCAACCAACGCCTCATCGACGAAGGGGAGCTGTTCGAGTTCGCCACCCTGCCGGAAGAGGATTCCCGTCGTCTGGCTGAAGCCGCCCTGCCCATCTGGAAGGAAGAGGCCGAAAAATCCGAGCGTAACGCCCAGGCTATCGAGATCCTGATCGACAACGCAACCAAACAGGGGCGCCTGAGTGAGTAA
- a CDS encoding TRAP transporter small permease subunit translates to MSKITRYLRVQDSLSDWVGRATSWLTLAIIGILLYEVVARYLLNAPTIWGHELSTMFFGAMSILAGSYTLRHQGHVRSDVIYRLLPGRAQGFCDVVIYVLALVVLTVVFLMAVEFAYNAWRIDEFSNRSVWRPPLWPIKATIPLAVGLLILQCLAELFRAALRLAGFTYDDPREDQD, encoded by the coding sequence GTGAGTAAGATCACCCGCTATCTTAGGGTGCAGGATAGCCTTTCCGACTGGGTCGGGAGGGCTACTTCCTGGCTGACGCTAGCCATCATCGGGATACTGCTCTACGAAGTCGTCGCACGCTATCTCCTCAATGCTCCCACTATCTGGGGGCATGAGCTGTCGACCATGTTCTTCGGTGCAATGAGCATCCTGGCAGGTAGCTACACCCTTCGTCATCAAGGCCATGTTCGCAGCGACGTCATCTACCGTTTGTTACCCGGCAGAGCCCAAGGCTTCTGCGATGTGGTGATCTACGTGCTCGCCCTGGTGGTCTTGACGGTCGTCTTTCTGATGGCGGTGGAATTCGCCTATAACGCCTGGCGCATCGACGAATTCTCCAACCGCAGCGTCTGGCGCCCACCGCTCTGGCCGATCAAGGCCACTATTCCGCTGGCCGTCGGCCTATTGATTCTGCAGTGCCTAGCCGAGCTCTTTCGAGCGGCCTTACGACTGGCTGGATTCACCTATGACGATCCACGTGAAGACCAGGACTGA
- a CDS encoding TRAP transporter large permease subunit, which translates to MAELEPLTITAIMFLSMLVLMAMGSPLALALMISGMGSAYLMFGPGGLDLLLASAYSAMDNFLLVSLPLFIFMGLVLERSGITDDLFEMIHKLMGSTPGGLGVGTVLICALIAAMAGVSGAATVSLGIIALPAMLKRGYHKRLATGTIMAGGALGFLIPPSVLMIVYAFLARESVGKLFAAGLVPGLMLAGIYIVYILIRCRLNPELGPAASQEKPFTTREKLQSLRYIVAPGLLVVTVLGCIIGGITSPSEASAVGAAGALLITAMRGKLRWGLLRYVMLNTTKITGMLIWIAIAAVFFSRIYMGLGAGMMISDMIDDFSLSPYTIIIFMLVSFFLLGMFLDDFAILFITVPLYIPIVRDLGFDTTWFAVLFILSMQSAYLTPPFGYNLFYMRSVAPKSITIVDIYRSALPFVGLQIFGLILVVIFPSIALWLPNLLF; encoded by the coding sequence ATGGCTGAGCTTGAGCCACTGACAATCACCGCTATCATGTTTCTTTCCATGCTGGTGCTCATGGCGATGGGGTCCCCTCTCGCCTTGGCCTTGATGATTTCCGGTATGGGAAGCGCCTACCTGATGTTCGGTCCCGGCGGCCTGGATCTGCTGCTGGCTTCCGCCTATAGCGCCATGGACAACTTTCTCCTCGTCTCCTTGCCGCTGTTCATCTTCATGGGGCTGGTTCTCGAACGTTCGGGAATTACCGATGACCTCTTCGAGATGATTCACAAGTTGATGGGGAGTACCCCCGGTGGCCTCGGCGTGGGCACCGTGCTGATCTGCGCCTTGATTGCCGCCATGGCGGGCGTTTCCGGCGCGGCAACGGTCAGCCTTGGCATCATCGCCCTACCGGCCATGCTCAAGCGCGGGTATCACAAGCGGCTGGCCACCGGCACCATCATGGCCGGCGGCGCCCTGGGATTTCTGATTCCCCCCAGCGTGCTGATGATCGTCTATGCATTTCTGGCGCGGGAATCGGTGGGCAAGCTGTTCGCCGCGGGCCTTGTGCCTGGGCTCATGCTGGCCGGCATTTACATCGTCTATATCCTGATCCGCTGTCGACTCAACCCTGAGCTTGGCCCCGCCGCCTCCCAGGAGAAGCCGTTCACGACCCGGGAAAAACTCCAGTCGCTTCGCTATATCGTTGCGCCGGGCTTGCTGGTGGTGACGGTTCTCGGTTGCATCATCGGCGGTATTACCTCCCCCTCCGAGGCGTCTGCGGTTGGTGCCGCAGGGGCGCTGCTGATTACCGCCATGCGCGGCAAGCTGCGCTGGGGGCTACTGCGCTACGTGATGCTCAATACCACCAAGATCACGGGTATGTTGATCTGGATCGCCATTGCCGCGGTGTTCTTCAGCCGGATCTACATGGGGCTCGGCGCCGGGATGATGATCAGTGACATGATCGATGATTTCTCGCTTTCGCCCTACACCATCATCATCTTCATGCTGGTCAGTTTCTTTCTGCTGGGCATGTTCCTTGATGACTTCGCCATCCTGTTCATCACGGTTCCGCTATATATCCCCATCGTGCGTGACCTGGGCTTCGATACCACCTGGTTTGCGGTGCTGTTCATTCTCAGCATGCAGTCCGCCTACCTGACGCCGCCTTTCGGCTACAACTTGTTCTACATGCGTTCGGTAGCGCCGAAATCCATCACGATCGTGGATATCTATCGCTCAGCGCTACCCTTCGTGGGGCTACAGATTTTCGGCCTGATCCTGGTTGTGATATTCCCCAGTATCGCTCTATGGTTGCCGAACCTGCTGTTCTAG
- the ilvD gene encoding dihydroxy-acid dehydratase, protein MSDTPVDPRRRHSAPVVDGPGKAASRAMLRAVGFNDDDFHKPQVGIASTWSMVTPCNSHIGELAELARDGADAAGGKGVIFNTITISDGIANGTEGMKYSLVSREVIADSIETVAGCEGFDGLVAIGGCDKNMPGCLMGLARLNRPSVFVYGGTIMPGKGHTDIVSVFEAMGAHSRGDMDLIELKNIEETAIPGPGSCGGMYTANTMASAIEALGMSLPGSSAQNAISQEKRDDCKAAGEAVLALLADDIKPSDIMTREAFENAVTVVIALGGSTNAVLHLIGMARTIGVELSLADFTEIGKRVPVLADLRPSGHYMMSELVAIGGIQPLMKMLLDAGLLNGNCLTVTGRTLEENLAEVEPYPLDPPIIAPLGNPIKAESHLRMLYGNLAPEGAVAKITGKEGTRFSGSARVFGSEEEAQARINDGTVVAGDVVVIRYEGPKGGPGMREMLTPTSAIMGRGLGNDVALITDGRFSGGSHGFVVGHVSPEAFEGGPLALVEDGDSITIDAEADTIDVAISDDEMQRRRAAWQQPAPRYTRGVLAKYARLVSSASTGAVTDQPE, encoded by the coding sequence CTGCGCGCCGTGGGCTTCAACGACGATGATTTCCACAAGCCCCAGGTGGGTATTGCCTCCACCTGGAGCATGGTGACGCCGTGCAATAGCCATATTGGCGAGCTGGCCGAACTTGCCCGCGACGGCGCTGACGCGGCGGGCGGCAAGGGCGTGATCTTCAATACCATCACCATTTCCGACGGCATCGCCAACGGCACCGAAGGCATGAAGTACTCGCTGGTCTCGCGGGAGGTGATCGCCGATTCCATCGAAACCGTGGCCGGCTGCGAAGGGTTCGATGGCCTGGTGGCGATCGGCGGCTGCGACAAGAACATGCCAGGTTGCCTGATGGGCCTGGCGCGCCTCAATCGCCCCAGCGTATTCGTCTACGGCGGCACGATCATGCCCGGCAAGGGCCATACCGATATCGTCTCGGTGTTCGAGGCCATGGGTGCCCACTCCCGCGGCGACATGGATCTGATCGAACTCAAGAACATCGAGGAAACCGCCATTCCCGGTCCCGGCTCCTGCGGCGGCATGTACACCGCCAACACCATGGCCTCGGCGATCGAAGCGTTGGGCATGAGCCTGCCGGGCAGTTCGGCGCAGAATGCCATTTCCCAGGAAAAGCGCGACGACTGCAAGGCTGCGGGCGAGGCGGTACTGGCGCTGCTGGCGGACGATATCAAGCCCTCCGATATCATGACCCGCGAGGCGTTCGAGAACGCCGTCACCGTGGTGATTGCCCTCGGCGGCTCCACCAACGCGGTGCTGCACCTTATCGGCATGGCGCGCACCATCGGCGTTGAACTGTCACTCGCCGATTTCACCGAGATCGGCAAGCGCGTGCCGGTACTCGCCGACCTGCGTCCCAGCGGCCACTACATGATGAGCGAGCTGGTGGCGATCGGCGGCATTCAGCCGCTGATGAAAATGCTGCTGGACGCGGGCCTGCTCAACGGCAACTGCCTGACCGTCACCGGTAGAACGCTGGAAGAGAATCTGGCCGAGGTCGAGCCGTATCCTCTCGATCCGCCGATCATCGCCCCGCTGGGCAACCCGATCAAGGCGGAAAGCCACCTGCGCATGCTCTACGGCAACCTGGCGCCGGAAGGCGCGGTGGCGAAGATCACCGGCAAGGAGGGAACCCGCTTTTCCGGCTCGGCGCGGGTGTTCGGCTCGGAAGAGGAGGCCCAGGCGCGGATCAACGATGGCACCGTGGTGGCGGGGGACGTGGTGGTGATTCGCTACGAAGGTCCCAAGGGTGGCCCCGGCATGCGCGAGATGCTCACACCTACATCCGCCATTATGGGCCGTGGTTTGGGTAACGACGTGGCGTTGATCACCGATGGGCGCTTCTCGGGCGGCAGCCACGGTTTCGTGGTTGGCCACGTGTCGCCGGAAGCCTTCGAGGGCGGCCCGCTGGCGCTGGTGGAAGACGGTGACAGCATCACCATCGACGCCGAGGCGGATACGATCGATGTCGCTATCAGCGATGACGAGATGCAGCGCCGTCGCGCGGCCTGGCAGCAGCCGGCCCCTCGCTACACTCGTGGCGTGCTCGCCAAGTATGCGCGCCTGGTCAGCTCCGCCAGCACCGGCGCGGTGACGGATCAGCCGGAGTAA